ccccaaacccccttgtacccccccaaacccccttgtATCCCCTTTgtacccccccaaacccccttgtATCCCCCTTgtacccccccaaacccccttgtacccccccaaacccccttgtATCCCCTTGTACCCCCCTAAACCCCCTTGTATCCCCCTTgtacccccccaaacccccttgtATCCCCTTgtacccccccaaacccccttgtATCCCCTTgtacccccccaaacccccttgtATCCCCTTTGTACCCCCCTTGTATCCCCTTgtacccccccaaacccccttgtATCCCCTTgtacccccccaaacccccttgtATCCCCTTgtacccccccaaacccccttgtATCCCCTTgtacccccccaaacccccttgtATCCCCCTTgtacccccccaaacccccttgtATCCCCTTTgtacccccccaaacccccttgtACCCCCCTAAACCTCCCTTgtatccccccaaacccccttgtATCCCCCTTgtacccccccaaacccccttgtATCCCCTTgtacccccccagacccccttgtacccccccaaacccccttgtacccccccaaacccccttgtATCCCCTTGtaccccccagacccccttgTATCCCCCTTgtacccccccaaacccccttgtATCCCCTTgtacccccccaaaccccctttttttcccccgcATCCCCCCCTGACCGCCTCCCCGTGgcccccaggccagccccagccccagcccggtgGGCTACAGCCCGATGACGCCGGGGGCGCCGTCGCCGGGGGGCTACAACCCCCACACGCCGGGCTCAGGCATCGAGGCCAGCGCGGGCGACTGGGTGACCACGGACATCCAGGTGAAGGTGCGGGACTCGTACCTGGACAGCGCCGCCGTGGGGCAGACCGGCGTCATCCGCAGCGTCACGGTaccgggccgggggctgcggggggctgggggggattgggggggtctgagggggcttgggaggggattggggggacttgggaaggggttttggggctctgaggggtttgggaggggtttgggtggTTCACAGGGAGTTCACGGGGGGCTTGCGGGGGTTCacagggggtctgggggctgagtaaggggtttgggatgggtttggggggatttgggaatggttttggtgggtctgaggggttggggatttgggagggggtttggggagactgagggagttttgggggattcctggggggattttggggggatttctgGGCACTTTGGGGCGCTGGCTGAGCCCGGCCCGCAGGGCGGGATGTGCTCCGTGTACCTGAAGGACAGCGAGAAGGTCGTGAGCGTGTCCAGCGAGCACCTGGAGCCCGTCACGCCCACCAAGAGCAACAAGGTGGGACCCCGGCACACCTGGGAGCCCAAAAACACtgctggggacccccaaacaCATCTGGGAGCCCAAAAACCACAGCTGGGGACCCCCAAATACACCTGGGAGCCCAAAAACACTGCTGGGGACCCCCAAATACACCTGGGAGCCCAAAAACCACAgctggggacccccaaatcaTCCCAAACCCCTCTGGGACCCTCCAGAACTGTCCCAAACCCCTCTGGACCCCCCAGGACTGTCCCAAGCCCCTCTGAGACCACCTAAGACCCCCTGAAACCCCTCTGGgactcccccaaaccccactgggaccccccaggATCCTCCCAAACCCCTTTCGGaacccccaaagcccctctAGAACCCCTCAGGATCCCTCCGAACCCCTCGGGGAACccccaggattccccccaagcccctcaggacccccccaaGCCCCTCTGTGACCCCCCAAACGCCCTGTGCCCCGCAGGTGAAGGTGATCCTGGGCGAGGACCGCGAGGCCACCGGGATCCTGCTGAGCATCGACGGCGAGGACGGCATCGTGCGCATggacctggaggagcagctcaAGATCCTCAACCTGCGCTTCCTGGGCAAGCTGCTGGAGGCCTGAGCTGGCCGGGGGCTTCTGGCCCGGGTCTGGCCCGGGTCTGACCCGGGTCCGACCCGTTTCCTCCTTTCTGACCTGGTTCCGACCCGTTTTCCCCTCTCTGACCCAGGTCTGACCTGTTTCTGACTCAGTTCTGGCCCGTTCCCCCTTTCTGACCCGGGTCTGACCTGTTTTCCCCTTTCTGACCCGGATCCAACCCGTTTCCCCTGTTCTGACCCAGGTCTGACCCGTTTCTGACCCGGGTCTGACCCAGTTCCCCCCTTTTTTGTTcaatttctgctcttttctgttccttttctaCCCCTGTTCTGCCCCCATGTGCACCCCATTTCTGccccattttctcccttttctgccCCATTTCTGCCCACTTCCACCCCATTTCCaacccattttcccccttttccgcCCTATTTCCAACTTATTTTCATTTGCACCCCATTTCTGCCCCATTTCTGCTCCCGTTCTGCCCTATTTCCCTTGTTCTGCCCTATTTCCCTTGTTCTGCCCCATTTCTGCcccatttttgcccattttaTCAATTTTATGCCCATTTCTGCCCTTTTTGCCCATTTCTACAGGTTCTTTTGCCCTGTTTCtacccatttttccccatttctgcctttttttacCAATTTTTGGCCCATTTCCCTCCCGTTTAACCCCTTGGTTGCTGTGGCCGGTTTTGCTGTCCAATAAAGAGCTGGAGGGGggggagacccctccccaaaaaggggcacagagatgattttggggaaattcggGCTGGTTTTGGGAAATTTGGCTGGTTCTGGGGCGAGTTTTGGTgcgaattttggggggtttggggccaGTTTTGGGACAGGTTTTGGAGCCCTTTCTGGGGCAAATTATGGagggtttggggctggtttaCAAGCCTGTTTTGGGGGCAATTTGTGCTGGTTTCGGGGCCCTTTTTGGGGCCAGTTTTAAagggtttggggctggttttgggacaagttttgggggttttggggccgGTTTTGGGGCGAGTTTCAGGGCCCATTTTGGAGCCAGTTTTGGagggtttggggctggttttgggggaaatttgcaTTGGTTTCCAGGCCCTTTTTGGGGCCAGTTTTAGGGGCTTTGGGGCCGGTTTTGGGAcaagttttgggggttttggggctggtttcAGGGCCCATTTTGGGGCCAGTTTTGGAGGGTTTGGGGCCGGTTTTGGTGGAAATTGGAGTCGGTTTCTAGGCCCTTTTTGGGTGAAAATTTAGGGGCTTTGGGGCCGGTTTCAGGGCCCATTATGGGGccggttttggggttttggggccgGTTAACGGGTCGCGCCCCCGCCAATGAGCCGGGCGCGGCTCCACGTGTTCCCCGGCTTCGCGCCCCTTCCGCCAGCGCTTgctctgattggctgccgcGCCGCTAGCCCCGCCTCCCCCTCGCTACCATTGGCCGCCCGCCTCGCCGCCATTGGCTAAGCAGCGCTCCGTCCCGCCCTCCTCCCGCAAGCTTCACCTCTGATTggctctcccctcccctcccgcGCGGATCCCATTGGCTGCCGTTCCCGCGCCGGCGCTTTGCCGTACAGCAACATGGCGGCGTCCGCGGCGGGGCGAGCGGCGGCCTGGGGGCTCCGCGGGGCGctggcggcgcggcggggccgggccgcgacccccgggccgccccccggggccgccgccgggccccgccgcgccgccggcggccgcgccgcgggcTCCGACACGGCCGCGGtgctgcgggagcagctgcggcAGCGCCAGGTGGGGGCACGGCCatggcggcgggggcgggcccGGGGGGTCCCCCTCGGCCCCGCGGCTGCCGCCGAGAGTTCCGCGGGTGTGCGCGGGCGTCCCCAGGTGTCTCCAGGTGTCCCACACcgtccccgggtgtcccccgAGTGTCCCCAGGCCTCACCTGTCCGCAGGTGACTGGGGACACCCCGCAGGTGTCGCCGCTCGGATgagtccccccggtgtcccctcggtgtccccctgtccctgacgTGTCCCCCTCTTGTCCCTGCTGTCCCGAACTTGTCCCCCCGtgcccctcacctgtccctgtcccgcaGGTGCCCGGTGGCACGGGTGGCACCGCTGTCCCCCCGtgcccctcacctgtccctgtcccgcaGGTGCCCGGTGACACGGGTGGCACCGCTGTCCCCCCGtgcccctcacctgtccctgtcccgcaGGTGCCCGGTGACACGGGTGGCACCGCTGTCCCCCCAtgcccctcacctgtccctgtcccgcaGGTGCCCGGTGACACGGGTGACGCGGGTGACGCGGGTGACGCCGGTGCCAGCCCCGGCCCCcggtcccgggggtctctgcGGGCGCTGGCGCTGCGCCTGGGGGGGGTCCTGGCGGCCACCGGCGGCGCCGCCGTGCTCTACGTGTTCggtgggtgtccctgggtgacACCGGGTATCCCTGGGTGTCACAgggtgtccctgagtgtcccctgggtgtccccgggtgtcaccgggtgtccccaaatgtccctgGGTGTCacagggtgtccctgggtgtcccctgggtttCCCCGGGTGCCACCgggtgtccccaaatgtccctgGGTGTCACAGGGTGTCTCTgggtgtccctgagtgtcccctgggtgtccccgggTGCTACCgggtgtccccaaatgtccctgGGTGTCACAggatgtccccaaatgtccctgGGTGTCACAGGGTGTCTCTgggtgtccctgagtgtcccctgggtgtcccctgggtttCCCCGGGTGCCACCgggtgtccccaaatgtccctgGGTGTCACAGGGTGTCacagggtgtccctgggtgtccccgggTGCCACCgggtgtccccaaatgtccctgGGTGTCACAGGGGTGTCCCCGGGTGTCActgggtgtccccaaatgtccccgagtgtccctgactgtccccaagtgtcccccgGGTGTCCCCGGGTGTCACCGAGTTTCCCTGGGTGTtcctgggtgtccccaaatgtccctgggtgtcccccagATGTCCCTAggtgtccccgggtgtccccaaatgtccccaggcctgtccccaggtgtcccagtctGCCCccgggacactggggggacatttggggacactgggggacactaGGGGACACTgacgatgtccccaatgtccccccaggCAGCAACGCCGTGGACGAGCACGGGGACAAGGTGAGGGGCCGGGGGGGGTGGCTGTCCCCAAACTGTCCCCAGAGCGTGTGGCACAGCGGGGCAGGGGCGGTCCCGGGGGCGTCCGGTCCCTCGgtccctcccccacccctggTGTCACTTTTGTCACCAAAGCCCTTCCTGCCACCGCGGGGACATCCGGGGGACATCAAAGGGGTGACAACGGCCCGCGGGGGGGACAGGACGTGAGGGCCGACTGTCACCCAGGTGTGAAATGGCCTCGGTGTCCCCTCGGGTCCCTTTggtcccctcaatgtcccctctctgtcccctctctgtccccacagatccCCGATGAGTTTGACAGCGGTGAGTGACCCCGGGGCAGGtgacaggggaggggacagtgccacccccccacccccaacccagtgccacccccccCAATGCCACCACCCCCCCAGTGCCATTTGTCACCTCGGTGTCACCCCCGGCCCCTTTCATGCCCTGGTGTCACCCAAAAGGGGTGGGGGTCCCTTTTgtggggggtgggacagggaggggGAGACACTGTCCCCTTCTGGGGGGTCCCTGCCccatttggggggtccctgtcccctctgtggaGTCCCTTTCCCCTTTTGGATGGTCCTTGTCCCTTTTGGGGGATCCCTGCCCcatttgggggggtccctgtccccatttgGGGGGTCGCTGCCCCCCCAGGACCCGGGGGTCTCACGGGGGTCCCGCAGACCCCGTGGGGATCCGGCACCTGCGGAGAACCTTCAAATACTTCAAGGATTACAGACAGGTGAGGCCgggggggagtttggggaggttttgggggggtttggggggagtttggggaggttttgggggggtcccaggggggtttggggggagtttggggaggttttggggggtcccaggggggtttggggggaggttttggggggtcccaggggggtttggggggtcccagaggggtttggggggtcccagaggggtttgggggtcccaggcgtGTCCCCCAGGGATTTGTCACCTTGGGGTGGCCCAGGCCTGGGAAAGGGGATGAGCGTGGGGGGGTCCtgcgggaattttggggggagggATCTCGagtttggggtccctgtccccattttggggtcactatccccattttgggggtccccgtccccattttgggggtccctatctccattttggggtccctatccccattttgggggtccctatctccattttgggggtccctgtccccattttggggtcccttgtGCCCCCCAGATGATCATCGAGCCCACGAGCGCGCGGCTGCTGCCGGACCCGCTGCGGGAGCCGTACTACCAACCGCCCTACACgctggtgctggagctgacGGGGGTGCTGCTGCACCCCGAGTGGTCGGTgagacccaaaatcccccaaaatccctgagctGAGGGGGTGCTGCTGCACCCCGAGTGGTTGgtgagacccaaaaccccaaaatcccccaaaatccccccaaaatccccgagcTCAGGGGTGCTGCTGCACCCCGAGTGGtcggtgagaccccaaaatcccccaaaatccctgagctGAGGGGGTGCTGCTGCACCCCGAGTGGTTGgtgagacccaaaaccccaaaatcccccaaaatccccccaaaatccccgagcTCAGGGGTGCTGCTGCACCCCGAGTGGTCGgtgagacccaaaaccccaaaatcccccaaaatccccccaaaatccccgagcTCAGGGGTGCTGCTGCACCCCGAGTGGTCGgtgagacccaaaaccccaaaatcccccaaaatccccccaaaatccccgagcTCAGGGGTGCTGCTGCACCCCGAGTGGTCGgtgagacccaaaaccccaaaatcccccaaaatccccgagcTCAGGGGGTGCTAGGTGCTAGGTTTTGggccatttttggggtgggttttggcATTTTTGGGGGTGCTTTTTGGGGTGATCCTTGGGGCTTTTGGGCACTTTCAACCTCTCAGAACCCCGCAAGGTTTCCTCCATTCCCCCGCCCCGAGAAGCCCGACCCCCCCCCAGaagagcccccagccccaattCCAGCACTCCCAAAGCCCCAAAAGCGCCGGGATTTGCCCCAAAACGCAGCTGGTGACGGGCTGGAGGTTCAAGAAGCGCCCGGGCATCGAgcacctcctgcagcagctggcgCCGCTCTACGAGATCGTCATCTTCACCTCCGAGACCGGCATGGTGCGCGCGGGATttcgggaatttggggaaattcgGGGGTTCCGGGGGGTTCCTGGGGTTTCTTTTGGGGGATTCAAGGAGatttaaggggtttttttggggagctCGACGGTTCGGGGACGCCCCAAAAGGTCTCTGAAAAGCCACCCCTGAAAAAGAACGGCCCCCAAAcagcccaaaattccccaaaattgcTCTCCGAAACCGGAGCAGGAGCGGGGAGAATCATCCCCAGGCtcggaggggatttgggggttgattttggggtgctgggagggattttgggggagttgGGAGTAATTTTGGGTGGttgggaggggttttggggggattggatgggattttggggtgttgggagaggttttggggtgttgggggagattttggggggttgggAATAATTCTGGGGGGATTGGGAGTAATTTTGGGCGgttgggagggatttgggtgtttttatGGGGGTCTTGAAGAAGGACAAACCCTCCCTGGCCCCACCCGGCTGCGTTTTGGGACAATTCGTGGCTTTTTGGGAGGGGGTCTCCCACCAGGCTGccgggagggggctgggggtgctctCGGGGCGCCCCAAAACCCTCTGAattgcccccaaacccccgggCAGACGGCGTTCCCGCTGATCGACAGCATCGACCCACACGGCTTCGTGTCCTACCGGCTGTTCCGCGACGCCACGCGCTACATGGACGGCCACCACGTCAAGGTGGGGCTCGGCCTCCCCCAGCCAGTTTTGGGGCGCGGTTCCCGGTTTTGGGGCGCGGTTCCCAGATTTGGGGCATCCCCCCCCAGGACATCTCGTGCCTGAACCGGGACCCGGCGcgggtggtggtggtggattGGCGGCGCGAGGCGTTCCGGCTGCAGCCGTACAACGGGCTGGCGCTGCCGCGCTGGGACGGCGGCTCCGAGGACAGGGCGCTCTACGACCTGGCTGCCTTCCTTAAGAGTGggtgaaaaaccccaaacccacccgaAATCCATCctaacccacccaaaatccacccagaaaTCACCCAAATCCATCCAAACCCACCCAGAATTCACCCAGGGTGCTGTACGACCTGGCTGCCTTCCTCAAGAGTGggtgaaaaaccccaaacccacccgaAATCCATCCTaacccaccccaaatccacccagaaaTCACCCAAATCCATCCAAACCCACCCAGAATTCACCCAGGGTGCTCTACGACCTGGCTGCCTTCCTCAAGAGTGggtgaaaaaccccaaacccacccgaAATCCATCctaacccacccaaaatccacccagaaaTCACCCAAATCCATCCAAACCCACCCAGAATTCACCCAGGGCGCTCTACGACCTGGCTGCCTTCCTCAAGAGTGggtgaaaaaccccaaacccacccgaAATCCATCctaacccacccaaaatccacccagaaaTCACCCAAATCCATCCAAACCCACCCAGAATTCACCCAGGGTGCTCTACGACCTGGCTGCCTTCCTCAAGAGTGggtgaaaaaccccaaacccacccgaAATCCATCctaacccacccaaaatccacccagaaaTCACCCAAATCCATCCAAACCCACCCAGAATTCACCCAGGGCGCTCTACGACCTGGCTGCTTTCCTCAAGAGTGggtgaaaaaccccaaacccacccgaAATCCATCCTaacccaccccaaatccacccagaaaTCACCCAAATCCATCCAAACCCACCCAGAATTCACCCAGGGCGCTCTACGACCTGGCTGCCTTCCTCAAGAGTGggtgaaaaaccccaaacccacccgaAATCCATCctaacccacccaaaatccacccagaaaTCACCCAAATCCATCCAAACCCACCCAGAATTCACCCAGGGCGCTCTACGACCTGGCTGCCTTCCTCAAGAGTGggtgaaaaaccccaaacccacccgaAATCCATCctaacccacccaaaatccacccagaaaTCACCCAAATCTATCCAAACCCACCCAGAATTCACCCAGGGCGCTCTACGACCTGGCTGCCTTCCTCAAGAGTGggtgaaaaaccccaaacccacccgaAATCCATCctaacccacccaaaatccacccagaaaTCACCCAAATCCATCCAAACCCACCCAGAATTCACCCAGGGCGCTCTACGACCTGGCTGCCTTCCTCAAGAGTGggtgaaaaaccccaaacccacccgaAATCCATCctaacccacccaaaatccacccagaaaTCACCCAAATCCATCCAAACCCACCCAGAATTCACCCAGGGCGCTCTACGACCTGGCTGCCTT
The sequence above is drawn from the Lonchura striata isolate bLonStr1 chromosome 31, bLonStr1.mat, whole genome shotgun sequence genome and encodes:
- the TIMM50 gene encoding mitochondrial import inner membrane translocase subunit TIM50, producing the protein MAASAAGRAAAWGLRGALAARRGRAATPGPPPGAAAGPRRAAGGRAAGSDTAAVLREQLRQRQVPGDTGDAGDAGDAGASPGPRSRGSLRALALRLGGVLAATGGAAVLYVFGSNAVDEHGDKIPDEFDSDPVGIRHLRRTFKYFKDYRQMIIEPTSARLLPDPLREPYYQPPYTLVLELTGVLLHPEWSLVTGWRFKKRPGIEHLLQQLAPLYEIVIFTSETGMTAFPLIDSIDPHGFVSYRLFRDATRYMDGHHVKDISCLNRDPARVVVVDWRREAFRLQPYNGLALPRWDGGSEDRALYDLAAFLKTIALSGVEDVRAVLQNYSLEDDPLAAFQRRRTRLEEEQQQRQAELAQGRPPAGAFLGHLTGRLWARSKQQ